The following proteins are encoded in a genomic region of Flammeovirga pectinis:
- a CDS encoding HlyD family secretion protein, whose product MLELGLIVYSLAVWLVFIKYELITWSTTNKIIVFTIPVVAIVIIVLLMNIFMPTSNDVRVFNKTVQIKTNVRGRIQDIRVEPLEKVSVGDTLFIIEQKPFIAQLEGIKASIEKAAASIKGQSKELDALLQQRKVAQTQLDLALKRKQQFKDLVDYGAGNKFDLENAESTVEQLRAELARLNAKAASLLIGIEAEYDGNQVSVAELMAKAEKAKWELEQTIVRAPIDGTIINLQVRPGTMALPVMAVMTIVEDRQDIVASFDQNELHRIEKGDEVEITFITKPGHIVHGVVDNVIWASSRGQLLPSGIIPKIDQEMQKPGKYIVKFKMNSETPIPMGANGMVAVYTSSTEPLYIVRKVMVRISAKFNYLILKAH is encoded by the coding sequence ATGCTCGAATTAGGATTAATAGTCTACAGTCTAGCTGTTTGGCTTGTATTTATTAAATATGAACTAATTACTTGGTCTACTACAAATAAAATTATTGTATTCACTATTCCTGTTGTTGCTATTGTTATTATAGTTCTACTGATGAATATTTTTATGCCTACCTCTAATGATGTTAGGGTATTTAATAAAACAGTACAAATAAAAACTAATGTAAGAGGAAGAATTCAGGATATTAGAGTAGAACCCTTAGAAAAAGTATCTGTAGGAGATACATTATTTATTATAGAACAGAAGCCTTTTATAGCTCAATTAGAGGGGATAAAGGCATCAATAGAAAAAGCCGCAGCATCTATTAAAGGACAAAGTAAAGAATTAGATGCTTTACTTCAGCAAAGAAAAGTAGCTCAAACACAATTAGATTTAGCATTAAAGCGGAAGCAACAATTTAAAGATCTTGTTGATTATGGGGCAGGGAATAAATTTGATTTAGAAAATGCTGAAAGTACAGTAGAACAATTAAGAGCAGAATTAGCAAGGTTAAATGCTAAAGCAGCCTCTTTATTAATTGGCATTGAAGCAGAATATGATGGTAATCAAGTTTCTGTAGCTGAATTGATGGCAAAAGCCGAAAAAGCAAAATGGGAATTAGAGCAAACTATTGTAAGAGCACCTATTGATGGTACCATTATTAACTTACAAGTAAGACCAGGTACAATGGCTTTACCTGTAATGGCAGTAATGACAATTGTTGAAGATAGGCAAGATATTGTCGCTTCTTTTGATCAGAATGAATTACATAGAATTGAAAAAGGAGATGAAGTTGAAATAACATTTATAACAAAACCTGGACATATTGTACATGGTGTAGTTGACAATGTGATTTGGGCGTCAAGTAGAGGTCAACTTTTACCTTCAGGGATTATTCCTAAGATTGATCAAGAGATGCAAAAACCGGGGAAATATATTGTCAAATTTAAAATGAATAGTGAGACTCCTATACCAATGGGAGCAAATGGAATGGTGGCAGTCTATACATCTAGTACAGAACCTTTATATATAGTTAGAAAGGTAATGGTTAGAATTTCTGCTAAATTTAATTACCTGATTTTAAAGGCACATTAG
- a CDS encoding DUF3302 domain-containing protein gives MKIKKLTLYFLSLFLLLSTFCFGNEESGGGHGHTDTIAEVMSWVVLIILPPVFLTVFWKLHVIPEEIAKERNHPQADAIHMVCLLSLLFGGLLWPIALIWAYTRPSHMYVTTIKDPDHIVDHVEKAKPKNSDGEASLT, from the coding sequence ATGAAAATTAAGAAGCTAACACTTTATTTTCTATCTCTCTTTTTATTACTCTCAACGTTTTGTTTTGGTAATGAAGAATCGGGTGGAGGGCATGGGCACACCGATACCATTGCAGAGGTAATGTCTTGGGTGGTATTAATTATTTTGCCGCCAGTATTTCTAACTGTATTTTGGAAATTACATGTCATACCAGAAGAGATTGCTAAAGAAAGAAACCATCCACAAGCAGATGCCATTCACATGGTCTGTTTATTATCATTATTATTTGGAGGTTTGTTATGGCCAATTGCCTTAATATGGGCTTATACAAGACCAAGCCATATGTATGTAACAACAATAAAAGACCCAGATCATATTGTTGATCATGTAGAGAAAGCAAAGCCAAAAAATTCAGACGGAGAAGCCTCTTTAACTTAA
- a CDS encoding toxin-antitoxin system YwqK family antitoxin, translating to MNKLFFLLRPNFLFIILFLSFSINSFSQVIDDEDNEEVIKEKKPMVVEMDSLEEDGPTIELNPGAPEEEALIKKKKKKKKKVFWGIKTKRQYTRSLSKGKVVFELFYSLPEYEKPDTYSPLKYYFNPEDKKIERQTTSNPKYGLPLHGTYVKIVDKDTITTGQFYKGTLTGRWVWYGKDKDIKDKKFYYMGFPKDAEITYYDSKQNKVKEVIPYQLGELNGIYQSFYENGRKKMVGSYKYGYKIGDWTEYYDAVDKRGRQRKHRITKYRNKNNVYRKDYSGPKIKYEWDEKGKVLRKSK from the coding sequence ATGAATAAATTGTTTTTTTTACTTAGACCAAACTTCCTTTTTATAATTCTATTTTTAAGCTTCTCAATCAATAGCTTTTCTCAAGTAATTGATGACGAAGACAATGAAGAAGTAATAAAAGAAAAAAAACCGATGGTGGTTGAAATGGACTCTCTTGAAGAAGATGGTCCTACTATCGAACTTAATCCGGGTGCACCTGAAGAGGAAGCACTAATCAAAAAAAAGAAAAAGAAGAAGAAAAAAGTATTCTGGGGAATAAAGACAAAAAGACAATACACTAGATCTTTATCTAAAGGTAAAGTTGTATTCGAATTATTTTACTCTTTACCTGAATATGAAAAACCTGATACTTATTCTCCACTAAAATATTATTTTAACCCGGAGGATAAAAAGATAGAAAGACAAACTACTTCTAACCCTAAATATGGACTTCCGTTACACGGTACGTATGTCAAAATTGTTGATAAAGATACCATCACTACTGGCCAATTTTACAAAGGCACTCTAACGGGACGCTGGGTTTGGTACGGAAAAGATAAAGACATAAAGGATAAGAAATTCTATTACATGGGATTTCCTAAAGATGCTGAAATTACTTATTACGATTCTAAACAAAATAAAGTAAAAGAAGTAATTCCTTATCAGCTTGGAGAATTAAATGGTATTTATCAATCATTTTACGAAAATGGTCGTAAAAAAATGGTAGGTTCTTACAAGTATGGATATAAAATTGGAGATTGGACAGAGTACTATGATGCCGTTGATAAAAGAGGTAGACAAAGAAAACATCGGATTACAAAATACCGTAATAAAAATAATGTCTATCGTAAGGATTATAGTGGTCCAAAGATCAAATATGAGTGGGATGAGAAGGGTAAGGTGTTACGGAAGAGTAAATAA
- the prfA gene encoding peptide chain release factor 1, with amino-acid sequence MLDKLKKIKDRFDQVSEELVQPETVSDMKLYAKLNKEYKDLQKVVDRYLAYKTMLEGIDEAKEILDEEKDSELREMAKMEIDELQEGIPLIEEELKMLLIPKDPNDSKNAIFEIRAGAGGDEAAIFAGDLLRLYQRFCEKKRWKLGITDFVDGTAGGFSKIVANIQGEDAYGMLKYEAGVHRVQRVPATESQGRIHTSVASVAVLPEMDDIEIELSMSDIRRDEFCSSGPGGQSVNTTYSAIRLTHLPTGIIVQCQDEKSKLKNYDKALKELKSRLYAIEVKKQQEEVGAERKSMVGSGSRSDKIRTYNYPQGRVTDHRINYSVYNLPTVMDGEIQEFIDRLRIADNLERMENSGLA; translated from the coding sequence ATGTTAGATAAACTCAAAAAAATAAAAGATCGTTTTGATCAAGTAAGCGAAGAATTGGTACAGCCTGAAACTGTATCAGATATGAAGCTTTACGCCAAATTAAATAAAGAATACAAGGACCTTCAGAAAGTTGTGGATCGTTATTTAGCATATAAAACTATGTTAGAAGGCATCGATGAAGCAAAAGAAATCTTAGACGAAGAGAAAGATTCTGAGTTACGTGAGATGGCAAAAATGGAAATTGATGAGCTGCAAGAAGGTATTCCTCTAATTGAAGAGGAGTTAAAAATGCTTTTAATTCCTAAAGATCCTAATGATTCTAAAAACGCAATCTTTGAAATCAGAGCTGGTGCAGGTGGAGATGAAGCAGCTATTTTTGCTGGTGATTTACTACGTTTATACCAACGTTTTTGTGAAAAGAAGAGGTGGAAACTAGGTATTACTGACTTTGTTGATGGTACTGCTGGTGGATTCTCTAAAATTGTTGCTAACATCCAAGGTGAAGATGCTTATGGTATGTTAAAGTATGAAGCTGGTGTACACCGTGTACAACGTGTACCTGCTACAGAATCTCAAGGACGTATTCATACATCTGTAGCTTCTGTTGCTGTTCTTCCAGAAATGGATGATATCGAAATTGAATTAAGCATGTCTGATATCCGTCGTGATGAATTCTGTTCTTCAGGTCCTGGTGGTCAGTCTGTAAACACAACATATTCAGCTATTCGTTTAACTCACCTTCCTACAGGTATTATCGTACAGTGTCAAGATGAAAAATCTAAACTGAAAAACTACGATAAAGCATTAAAAGAATTAAAATCTCGTTTATATGCTATTGAGGTAAAGAAACAACAAGAAGAAGTTGGTGCAGAGCGTAAATCAATGGTTGGTTCTGGTTCTAGATCAGACAAGATCCGTACGTACAATTACCCTCAAGGTCGTGTAACAGATCACCGTATTAATTATTCTGTATATAATTTACCAACTGTTATGGATGGTGAAATTCAAGAATTTATCGATCGTTTACGTATCGCTGATAACTTAGAAAGAATGGAAAATAGTGGTTTAGCATAA
- a CDS encoding shikimate dehydrogenase family protein codes for MKTYGLIGYPLGHSFSKKYFTEKYQKEGIEGCQYELFELEQIDIFADLLSNKSLSGINVTIPYKELVIPFLDRLDPNTAGKIGAVNVIKFEEDGTLTGYNSDYFGFKVSLEKFIPNTNFKALVLGTGGASKAIKVALSDLNIPFKSVSRNSTENSIAYSDIDEELYASHTLIINTTPLGMHPNEGIAPKLPYDKTTENHYFFDVVYNPEITEFMKLGVENGGNAKNGHEMLIGQAEASWEIWNQK; via the coding sequence ATGAAAACATACGGATTAATTGGATACCCATTAGGGCATTCATTCTCAAAGAAATATTTTACAGAGAAATACCAAAAAGAAGGTATTGAAGGATGTCAATATGAACTATTCGAATTAGAACAAATTGATATTTTTGCTGACCTCTTATCAAATAAATCATTAAGTGGAATAAATGTAACTATCCCATATAAAGAATTAGTTATACCCTTTTTAGATCGTTTAGATCCAAATACAGCTGGCAAAATTGGAGCTGTCAATGTGATTAAATTTGAAGAAGACGGCACTTTAACAGGCTATAATTCAGACTATTTCGGATTTAAAGTATCACTAGAAAAGTTTATCCCTAATACAAACTTTAAAGCTTTAGTTTTAGGTACAGGTGGAGCTTCGAAAGCAATTAAAGTTGCTTTATCAGATTTAAATATTCCCTTTAAATCTGTTTCTAGAAATAGTACAGAAAATAGTATTGCCTATTCTGATATTGATGAGGAATTATATGCCTCTCATACCTTAATTATAAATACTACTCCATTAGGAATGCACCCAAACGAAGGTATTGCACCTAAATTACCTTATGATAAAACAACAGAAAATCATTATTTCTTTGATGTAGTATATAATCCAGAAATAACTGAATTTATGAAATTAGGGGTTGAAAATGGAGGTAATGCTAAAAATGGGCATGAAATGCTTATTGGACAAGCCGAAGCTTCATGGGAAATTTGGAATCAAAAGTAA
- a CDS encoding TolC family protein has protein sequence MKNDNQSLENMRIPEDWVLQPIDSSDINLDWAKEWETEVLASLIEEAYKFNADIYIAASRIEQANKGLVITSAQMLPIFGAGASGGYNFPTSGARPSTASVNMSWEIDLWGKVRYAKQGQRTTIYSTEYAKKKLQQVLAASIAKSWYLAICIQEQKELLDTAIVATQEMASLNEARFQIGIAKESDVLQMNAQEAKFKERLAKLNQLDKDIRRSIELLLGRYPAGELDVAMELIEMSSTLPQKLPMSMLENRPDVLISQYAIQKAFYNKEVAKAARWPQISLTSQLMGVNSAAQAMFQLSNPIFTIGGNLVTPLFSWGAIKANIAIKGEDQKQAVAYYAKTYLNALSEVETSLNALNAVDSRFEQSTIALENLKRTYELSELQYKVGNENMFTLLQKQLQLLNESTNQTNLRCEKIVERVNLYLALGGDYTPAN, from the coding sequence ATGAAAAATGATAACCAATCTTTAGAGAACATGAGAATTCCTGAAGATTGGGTCTTACAACCTATAGATTCATCTGACATTAACCTTGATTGGGCTAAAGAGTGGGAAACAGAAGTTTTAGCATCTTTAATAGAGGAAGCATATAAATTTAACGCAGATATTTATATAGCAGCTTCTAGAATAGAACAAGCCAATAAAGGTTTAGTAATTACAAGTGCTCAAATGCTTCCAATTTTTGGGGCGGGAGCATCAGGAGGATATAATTTCCCAACATCAGGAGCAAGACCAAGTACTGCTTCTGTTAATATGTCTTGGGAGATAGATTTATGGGGAAAAGTAAGGTATGCAAAGCAAGGACAGAGAACAACAATTTATTCAACAGAATATGCTAAGAAGAAATTACAGCAAGTATTGGCAGCATCAATTGCTAAATCTTGGTACTTGGCAATCTGTATTCAAGAACAAAAAGAATTGTTAGATACTGCGATTGTTGCAACACAAGAAATGGCAAGTTTGAATGAAGCTAGGTTTCAAATTGGGATAGCAAAAGAGTCTGATGTTCTTCAGATGAATGCTCAAGAAGCTAAATTTAAAGAGCGTTTAGCCAAATTAAATCAATTGGATAAGGATATAAGAAGGAGTATTGAATTACTATTGGGTAGATATCCTGCAGGTGAATTAGACGTAGCTATGGAACTAATAGAAATGTCTTCTACTTTGCCTCAAAAACTACCTATGAGTATGTTAGAAAATCGACCCGATGTTTTAATTAGTCAGTATGCTATACAAAAAGCATTCTATAATAAAGAAGTGGCTAAAGCGGCAAGATGGCCGCAGATTAGTTTAACCTCTCAATTAATGGGAGTAAATAGTGCTGCCCAAGCAATGTTTCAACTTTCTAATCCTATTTTTACTATTGGAGGTAATTTGGTAACACCTCTTTTTAGTTGGGGAGCAATTAAGGCAAATATTGCAATTAAAGGAGAAGACCAAAAGCAAGCAGTAGCATATTATGCAAAAACATATTTAAATGCTTTAAGTGAAGTAGAAACAAGTCTAAATGCACTAAATGCTGTTGATAGTAGGTTTGAACAATCAACAATAGCTTTAGAAAACTTAAAGAGAACATATGAGTTATCAGAACTTCAATATAAAGTTGGTAATGAAAATATGTTTACTCTACTCCAAAAACAATTACAACTATTAAATGAGTCTACTAACCAGACAAATTTAAGATGTGAGAAAATAGTAGAAAGAGTTAATCTGTATTTAGCATTAGGTGGAGATTATACGCCTGCTAATTAG
- a CDS encoding nucleotide pyrophosphohydrolase: protein MTLDEVQKVVDKWINTTGVRYFNELTNTAILMEEVGEVARIMSRQYGEQSFKKSDEEVDLGDEMADVLFVLVCLANQTGINLTEALHKNLEKKSIRDADRHKNNEKLK from the coding sequence ATGACACTAGACGAAGTACAAAAAGTAGTTGATAAATGGATCAATACTACAGGCGTTCGTTATTTTAACGAACTGACAAATACAGCAATTTTAATGGAAGAAGTAGGAGAAGTTGCTCGTATTATGTCAAGACAATATGGAGAGCAATCCTTTAAGAAAAGTGATGAAGAGGTAGATTTAGGAGATGAAATGGCAGATGTTCTCTTTGTACTTGTATGTTTAGCCAATCAAACGGGTATAAATTTAACAGAAGCACTACATAAAAACTTAGAAAAGAAGTCTATTCGTGATGCTGATAGGCATAAGAATAATGAAAAACTGAAATAA